A region of the Mycobacterium sp. NBC_00419 genome:
GCCCGTCGTCGGACGCGTCATCGACCCACGGAAGCTCGGCTCGCTCGGCGACCAGCGGTAGTAATCACAGCAGCACCTCCGCCAACCGGGGTCCCGCCGCGGTGTCCGCGGCATCGGCCCGCTCGGCGAAGTTGGCACCCGTTCCGCTGACTATCTCGACTCGGGTGACCGAGGTCGACACCAGCGCCGCCGAGGCGAGCACCGTGGCGACCGCGACCCAGCCGGTGGCGCCGAGCGCTCCGAGCGTTCCGGCCGATTCGCAGCTGGGCTTTGCGCTGGTGGACTTCAACCGGCGCACCGTCGCCACGACCGCGCGTGCGGCCGTCCCGGCTCCGGCCGCCGCCGACACCGGTCTGGTGATGGGTCCCAGCGGGGTGCCGATCCCCTCCGAGGAGTACATCGAGTCGGTCTACAACCTCTACATCAAGTCGAACAACCCCGGCGCCGTGCCGATCGGTCTGTTCACCCCGGAGGGGCTGTACCCGATCACCGGCGTGAAGAGCCTGCCGCTGAATACCTCGGTGGACCAAGGGATCACGATCCTCAAGGATGCGATCAACAGCCAGCTCGCCCTGGGCAATACGCTGACGGTGTTCGGCTACTCGCAGAGCGCCATCATCTCCTCGCTGGTGATGAGCCAGCTGCCCGCCGACACCCCGATCAACTTCGTGCTGGTCGGCAACGAGATGAACCCCGACGGCGGGCTGCTGTCGCGGTTCCCCGGCCTGAGCATGCCCAGCCTGGGCCTCGACTTCTACGGTGCCACACCGGAAGACGCCTTCCCCACCACCAACTACACCCTGGAATACGACGGGTTCGCCGACTTCCCGAAGTACCCGCTGAACTTCCTGTCGGTGCTCAACGCAGGCCTCGGCATCGTGTTCGTCCACACCCAGTACGCCAAGCTCACCCAGGACCAGGTCGACAAC
Encoded here:
- a CDS encoding PE-PPE domain-containing protein translates to MRAASVVGRVGGLAVALGIGAAAFGSAVAWADSPSSDASSTHGSSARSATSGSNHSSTSANRGPAAVSAASARSAKLAPVPLTISTRVTEVDTSAAEASTVATATQPVAPSAPSVPADSQLGFALVDFNRRTVATTARAAVPAPAAADTGLVMGPSGVPIPSEEYIESVYNLYIKSNNPGAVPIGLFTPEGLYPITGVKSLPLNTSVDQGITILKDAINSQLALGNTLTVFGYSQSAIISSLVMSQLPADTPINFVLVGNEMNPDGGLLSRFPGLSMPSLGLDFYGATPEDAFPTTNYTLEYDGFADFPKYPLNFLSVLNAGLGIVFVHTQYAKLTQDQVDNAIALPTTSATQQYYIIPTKNLPLLEPLRLIPLIGNPLADLVQPALRVIVNLGYGDPNYGWSTTGDANVEAPFEFLPNVDLGEVVGLLAAGVAQGINDFVSDFAPGGSFWQELNSIHLPTPGPIALPTTPDSIITAIQNVTTTVAAVISNAAASIYAALLPTADIVNAIVTMLPAYNVTLFLDGISQAIHGDPIGGLINAIGRPLAANVGLVTTAALIEVLVILQAVQGVFTIPTTTAG